The region GTGAAATATAGTTTGGAAGTAAATCCAGATGCCAGACTTGCAATTAAAGGAGATGCAAAAGCGCAGTATCCTAAATTCAAGGCTCTGTTTGAAGGATTGAAAGATATTAAGTTTTATAAATTCGTTCTGATTACTTCTTCTGAAAATCAGTAAAAAATATTCAACATGGCAGAAGTACAAGTACAGGATAAAGGAGGGAAGGACGGCAAAGTCCGCTCCAAGAAAGTAAATGTAAGGGTCGATATGACCCCGATGGTAGACTTAGGTTTTCTTCTGATTACATTCTTCATGTTAGCAACTACTTTAAGTAAGCCTAACACGATGGATATGAAGTTGCCTGCGAAACCAGAGAAAGATCAACAAATAGATACTCCTCAGATTGACCTTACAAACTCAATCACATTCTTACTAGGAAAAGATGATAAAGTATATTATCACCAGTTAGACCAGACAGGTTTAACAGACCCTGGTAAGCTTCAGGAAACTACATTCGATAAGAATGGTATTGAAAAGGTGATCGATGATGCTAAGAGAAGAGCTCGTAAACCCGATATCTTCACAGTAATTATTAAGCCAACAGATGACTCTAACTACAAAAACTTTGTAGACTTGTTAGATGAAATGGCAATTACGAAGAGTGAAAGATACGGTATTGGTGAAGTGAAGCCTTGGGAGCAGAAAATCTATGATCAGAAAATAGGTAAGTAATTACCTTTTTTTAACAAAAATAATTTAATTATGTCAGTAGATAATATTAATGCAACTTACGGTAAACCAGCAGAGCTGGATGAAATCGTATTCGAGCATAGAAATAAAGAGTACGGGGCGTATGATCTGAGAAAAAGTTACAGACCTATACTGACAAAATCTTTTCTGGTAGGTTCAGCATTATTTCTTTTTGCTGTACTTGCACCCTTAGTTTATTTAAAAATTAAGGATGGACAACAAAAAGAAGAGACTAAAGTGTCAGTGGACTTAACAGATATTAAAGATATCCCACCACCGGTAGAAGAAAAAGAACTTCCGCCACCACCACCACCGCCACCAGTTGAGCCTCCTAAGCAAGAGATTGTGAGGGATATGATTCCGGAGCCGAAACCAAACCCTAAAGTGGAAGAACCACCTAAGAAAATTGAAGAGGTAAAAGAAACTACAATTGGTACGGTTAACCAGGAAGGTGAAAAAATTGCTAAGTATACTCCACCACCACCACCAGCTAGTACAGGTGCAGGTAAAAACGTTGAAGCTCCTAAGCCAGTAGGTAACGAAATCGTTGACCGAGTTGACCAGGAAGCAGCATTTGCAGGAGGTATTGAGAAATTTAGAAATTTATTTACAAGTAATTTCGACAACTCTTCTGTAGAAGGTGAAGGTACATTGAAAACTACAGTTACTTTCGTTGTAGAAAGAGATGGTTCTCTTTCTGACGTTAAAGCATCAGGACCTAATTCCGACTTTAACAGAGAGGCTGAAAGAACAATTAGATCAATCAAAGGGAAATGGAGCCCAGGTAAGCTTAACGGTGATCCTGTAAGATCCAGATTCAGATTCCCGGTTACAATGAACTTCGAATAAGTTTATACCTAAATAAAAAAAGAGAAGCTGTAATAGCTTCTCTTTTTTTTGTATTTTTGTTTCCATGACGTTTAATTTGTTATCAATTGTTGCAGGAATTTGTTATATCACATTGGGGATCTTTGTGATTATGTATAAATTTTTCATTGTTGAATTAGGAGAAACCGCGGCCTATCCATTAGGCGGTTTACTGATTATATATGGTATTTTCAGACTGATAAGAGTAGCTAAAAAATTCAGAAACAGAAATGAAGAATAGTCTTTTTTTATTAGTCTTATTAATCATATTTGGGTCGTGTAATAACGAGAAGAAAAATGATTATGCTACTGGTAGTGTAATTATAGCTACAGACCCTTCTTTTTTCAATGTAACAGATGCCCTTTCTTACCGTTATATGAAAGTATATCCGGAAGCAAAGATCGAGTTGAAACAAATGAAAGAAAAAGAGGCTTTAAAAGCTTTAATTGACAATAAGGTCTCTACTATTGTAATGTCGCGTGAGTTAACAGAAACGGAAAAGCAAAGTTTTCTTAACAATATTAAATTAAAAGCAGTGCCGGCATATTTTGCTGCGGATGCTTTGGTTTTTGTTGTGCCAAAAGAATCTTCAATTGAGAAGATTTCTGTGGACGATGTAGCAAAGATGCTGACAGATGAAAAAAGAACTTTAATATTTGACGGAGCCAACACAAGTAATACGGATTATATTGCTGAAAAGCTAAAAATAGATCCTGCTAAAATGCAGTATTCATCGTTAAAGTCCAATGAAGAAATCATTGAAAATCTGACTAAATTCCCTGGTCATATTGGGGTAATAAGTCTTAATACGATTAGCCGACCTTATGATGAAAAAGCTAAAGAATTAAGATCAAAAATTAAAATACTTAATATAACAGATGCAAAAGAGGAATTTGCTCCCAGCAGAGAGAACCTGAGATATCAGAAATATCCGTTTACACGTATTTTATATTTCCTTACCAATGAAGGTAATTTTGGAGTTGGAAATGGCTTTATAAGATACTCTTGCAGTCAGGTTGGTCAGCTTATTGTTGATAAAAATGGATTGCAACCCTATCTACTGTACAAGAGAATGGTAGAAATAAAGTAAATATTAGTATTTTTTTAACATTACTTCCGCAATATATGGAATAGTAATTGTGTTTATATTTTTAAGAAGAATAATTAATAAAAATAGAATAATTATGAAAGAGAGATTTGGATTATCAAAGAAAATAGTTTTAGGTGCAGCTGCTTTTTTTGCCATGAATATGGTTGGAGCACAAACAGTTGCAGAAGGAATTAATGATATTGACGGCTATAAATTTGGTAAAGCTAAAGAAGTCTACACAGCACTAGTAAACAAAGAACCTTCAGACGCTAACTATTTCTATTTAGGAAATGCTTATTTAGTTCAGTCTGAACCAGATTTTGAAAAAGCAGCAGAATACTTTAGTAAAGGTGTTGCTTTAGATGCAAAGAAGTCATTCTTCAGCAGAATTGGTCAGGCATCAGTTAAATTAGGAAAAGGAGATCAGA is a window of Elizabethkingia anophelis R26 DNA encoding:
- a CDS encoding ExbD/TolR family protein → MAEVQVQDKGGKDGKVRSKKVNVRVDMTPMVDLGFLLITFFMLATTLSKPNTMDMKLPAKPEKDQQIDTPQIDLTNSITFLLGKDDKVYYHQLDQTGLTDPGKLQETTFDKNGIEKVIDDAKRRARKPDIFTVIIKPTDDSNYKNFVDLLDEMAITKSERYGIGEVKPWEQKIYDQKIGK
- a CDS encoding energy transducer TonB; its protein translation is MSVDNINATYGKPAELDEIVFEHRNKEYGAYDLRKSYRPILTKSFLVGSALFLFAVLAPLVYLKIKDGQQKEETKVSVDLTDIKDIPPPVEEKELPPPPPPPPVEPPKQEIVRDMIPEPKPNPKVEEPPKKIEEVKETTIGTVNQEGEKIAKYTPPPPPASTGAGKNVEAPKPVGNEIVDRVDQEAAFAGGIEKFRNLFTSNFDNSSVEGEGTLKTTVTFVVERDGSLSDVKASGPNSDFNREAERTIRSIKGKWSPGKLNGDPVRSRFRFPVTMNFE
- a CDS encoding PstS family phosphate ABC transporter substrate-binding protein, whose translation is MKNSLFLLVLLIIFGSCNNEKKNDYATGSVIIATDPSFFNVTDALSYRYMKVYPEAKIELKQMKEKEALKALIDNKVSTIVMSRELTETEKQSFLNNIKLKAVPAYFAADALVFVVPKESSIEKISVDDVAKMLTDEKRTLIFDGANTSNTDYIAEKLKIDPAKMQYSSLKSNEEIIENLTKFPGHIGVISLNTISRPYDEKAKELRSKIKILNITDAKEEFAPSRENLRYQKYPFTRILYFLTNEGNFGVGNGFIRYSCSQVGQLIVDKNGLQPYLLYKRMVEIK